A genomic window from Mesosutterella faecium includes:
- a CDS encoding DUF805 domain-containing protein, with protein MRFTEAVKNCAYYKYARFKGRSSRSEFWWFFLAYFACNALLIVFAALVPSLGSAAIGGFALVSICPYAAALVRRLHDVGLSGRWVAAVFLLSLATSALAAYEQYAWLRWISTAAFLILFVAAMFPGSRQDNAYGPRPLS; from the coding sequence ATGCGCTTCACAGAGGCGGTTAAAAACTGCGCCTATTACAAATACGCCCGGTTCAAGGGCCGCTCAAGCCGCTCCGAGTTCTGGTGGTTTTTTCTTGCGTATTTCGCCTGCAACGCCCTGCTGATCGTCTTCGCAGCGCTCGTCCCGTCGCTGGGAAGCGCCGCAATCGGCGGCTTCGCCCTGGTTTCGATCTGTCCTTACGCCGCCGCCCTCGTGCGGCGGCTGCATGATGTCGGGCTGTCAGGCCGGTGGGTCGCTGCCGTCTTCCTGCTGAGCCTCGCGACCTCAGCCCTGGCGGCTTACGAGCAGTACGCCTGGCTGCGGTGGATTTCGACGGCAGCCTTTCTCATTCTCTTCGTGGCCGCGATGTTTCCCGGCAGCAGGCAGGACAACGCCTACGGGCCACGGCCTCTGTCCTGA
- the dxr gene encoding 1-deoxy-D-xylulose-5-phosphate reductoisomerase has translation MTKTVNILGATGSIGRSALDVLSRHRGEWRVRAIASGSRVRELAEAAAACGAEAAAVADPALKDALAAELRARGLATEALAGPEALCTIAGDRGADAVVLAASGAAGLPQAFAAARAGRRMLLANKESVVCGGALLQSEIRRHGASVFPVDSEHSAIFQCLAAATPGQRASAVIWLTCSGGPFRTRLDLSNVTIEEASTHPRWKMGRKITVDSATLMNKGLEVIEARWLFDIPAERIRVVVHPESVIHSAVAYCDGAVMAELGVPDMRTPIAVALAWPQRIESGAQPLDLLHMKPLTFEAPDTQRFPLLAMAYEALREGGGAPIVLNAANEVAVEAFLGGRIPFLSIAEVCRRTLEQVHFGSPDSPEEILEDDRRAREAARGLIDSSLR, from the coding sequence ATGACTAAAACCGTGAATATTCTCGGAGCGACGGGATCCATCGGCCGCTCTGCGCTGGACGTGCTCTCGCGGCACCGCGGCGAGTGGCGCGTGCGCGCGATAGCCTCGGGCAGCCGCGTTCGGGAGCTGGCCGAGGCTGCGGCCGCCTGCGGCGCCGAGGCTGCTGCCGTGGCCGACCCCGCCCTGAAGGATGCGCTCGCCGCGGAACTGCGTGCGAGGGGGCTTGCCACCGAGGCCCTGGCCGGCCCTGAGGCGCTCTGCACGATTGCCGGCGACCGGGGCGCAGATGCCGTGGTTCTTGCGGCAAGCGGCGCGGCGGGCCTGCCCCAGGCTTTTGCCGCGGCGCGTGCGGGCAGAAGGATGCTTCTCGCGAACAAGGAAAGCGTCGTGTGCGGTGGAGCGCTTCTGCAGTCCGAAATCAGGCGCCATGGCGCGTCCGTTTTCCCGGTGGACTCCGAGCACTCCGCCATTTTCCAGTGCCTCGCGGCGGCTACGCCCGGGCAGCGCGCTTCGGCCGTGATCTGGCTCACCTGTTCGGGCGGTCCCTTCCGGACCCGCCTCGACCTCTCGAACGTCACGATTGAGGAGGCGAGCACGCATCCGCGCTGGAAGATGGGGCGGAAAATCACGGTGGATTCCGCCACGCTCATGAACAAGGGGCTGGAGGTGATCGAGGCTCGGTGGCTTTTCGACATCCCCGCCGAGCGCATCCGCGTCGTGGTGCACCCGGAAAGCGTCATCCATTCGGCCGTGGCTTACTGCGACGGGGCGGTGATGGCCGAGCTCGGGGTCCCGGACATGAGAACCCCGATCGCGGTGGCGCTCGCCTGGCCGCAAAGAATTGAATCGGGAGCTCAGCCGCTTGACCTCCTGCACATGAAGCCGCTCACCTTCGAGGCTCCGGACACGCAGCGTTTCCCGCTGCTGGCCATGGCCTACGAAGCCCTCCGCGAGGGCGGCGGCGCCCCCATCGTGCTCAACGCCGCCAATGAGGTGGCCGTGGAAGCTTTTCTCGGCGGCAGGATCCCCTTTCTGTCCATTGCGGAGGTCTGCCGCAGGACCCTCGAGCAGGTGCATTTCGGTTCCCCGGATTCGCCCGAGGAGATTCTTGAGGACGACCGCAGGGCCCGCGAGGCTGCCCGCGGCCTGATCGACTCATCCCTGCGATAG
- the rseP gene encoding RIP metalloprotease RseP — MSLLITLVAFSVALELLVVVHEGGHFAAARLCGVRVLRFSVGFGPVLFKLTGRKSGTEYALSLLPLGGYVKMLDGRDPSMRGLSAQHPQEDFNRKRLWQRALIVFAGPFMNLVLAVLIFWGIGMAGTYELSSRIAQPAAGTPAAAAGLRGGQYVTEVGGLEVRSFEDLQMKLLRASGGPSTITVRDSGDEKGENATRYPIDLSSIGFEEDPAKSRPMEKAGLLPWQGPLTVVEVLPGSAAQRAGLAAKDRILEVNGERMGGALDFMKAVSALGGRQADIRIERAGSEQTIRLEVPEETDSKTGRKVGRIGVRISGLPDVVRVQLGPLEAFTTGVSKLWDTTVLSMQVMGRMLIGQASVKNLSGPVAIADYAGQAMQVGLLPYLTFLAVMSVSLGILNLLPVPVLDGGYLAIYAVEFVIRRRPSERVIGAAQRIGLALILLLTLVALTNDLTRLMGG; from the coding sequence GTGAGCCTGCTCATTACCCTCGTTGCCTTTTCCGTGGCGCTCGAGCTTCTCGTCGTCGTTCACGAAGGAGGGCATTTCGCCGCTGCGCGGCTCTGCGGCGTGCGCGTTCTTCGCTTTTCCGTGGGCTTCGGGCCTGTCCTTTTCAAGCTCACCGGCAGGAAGAGCGGCACGGAATACGCCCTGTCGCTGCTGCCTCTGGGCGGCTACGTGAAGATGCTCGACGGCCGCGATCCCTCGATGCGCGGGCTGTCGGCGCAGCACCCGCAGGAAGACTTCAACCGCAAGCGGCTCTGGCAGCGCGCCCTGATCGTTTTTGCGGGCCCTTTCATGAATCTTGTGCTTGCCGTGCTGATCTTCTGGGGCATCGGCATGGCGGGAACCTATGAGCTGTCGTCCCGAATCGCCCAGCCTGCGGCGGGCACGCCTGCCGCTGCGGCGGGACTCCGGGGCGGACAGTACGTGACCGAAGTGGGGGGCCTCGAAGTGCGCAGCTTCGAAGACCTGCAGATGAAGCTGCTGCGCGCCTCGGGCGGTCCTTCGACGATTACGGTGAGGGACAGCGGCGACGAAAAGGGCGAGAACGCCACGCGCTACCCCATAGATCTCAGCTCCATCGGCTTTGAGGAGGATCCCGCCAAGTCCCGCCCCATGGAGAAGGCGGGGCTGCTGCCCTGGCAGGGGCCGCTCACCGTGGTGGAGGTTCTGCCCGGGTCGGCCGCTCAGCGCGCGGGCTTGGCCGCGAAGGACCGGATCCTCGAAGTGAACGGCGAGCGCATGGGCGGAGCCCTCGACTTCATGAAGGCGGTTTCCGCCCTGGGCGGCCGGCAGGCTGACATCAGGATCGAGCGGGCGGGATCCGAGCAGACGATCCGCCTGGAAGTGCCGGAAGAGACGGACTCGAAGACCGGGCGGAAGGTCGGCCGCATCGGCGTGAGAATCAGCGGCCTGCCCGATGTGGTGCGGGTGCAGCTCGGGCCCCTGGAGGCTTTCACAACCGGCGTATCCAAGCTCTGGGACACGACGGTGCTGTCCATGCAGGTGATGGGCAGGATGCTGATCGGGCAGGCCTCGGTGAAGAACCTTTCCGGGCCCGTGGCCATTGCGGACTACGCGGGTCAGGCGATGCAGGTGGGACTGCTGCCTTACCTCACTTTCCTTGCCGTCATGTCGGTGAGCCTCGGCATCCTCAATCTGCTGCCGGTCCCGGTCCTCGACGGCGGGTACCTTGCCATTTACGCGGTCGAGTTCGTCATCCGGCGCAGGCCTTCCGAGCGCGTCATAGGGGCCGCCCAGCGCATCGGGCTCGCCCTCATTCTGCTGCTGACGCTGGTCGCCCTCACCAATGACCTCACCAGGCTGATGGGCGGTTAA
- the bamA gene encoding outer membrane protein assembly factor BamA encodes MTLKTFTIKAAAAGVIAALSLSVFAQQFKIKDIRVEGISRTEPGTVFSHLPFRVGDDYTPEKGAQAIRSLYQSGLFRDVNLTQDGDVIVVNLTERPAVATIQTNGIKAFDKDEVEKSLKGAGLAEGRIFNSATLDKATQELRRQYLAKGFYGVEVSTNVTPLERNRVRVTISVDEGSSSSIKQIRFTGLHAADEDDLRDVMQLGTPNWFSWYTKRDQYSREKLAGDLEAIRSWYLNRGYLDYRLDSVQVTIAPNKEDVYITINIDEGKPYKVASVKIEGEELGLDKELQGLLKPVKIGSTYSAETVNAVGESLKEKFSTLGYAFAKTTPNPVTDRQKGTVDVIYTIDPGRRAYVRNVIVTGNTRTRDEVVRREVRQYEASWFDSDKVKISKDRINRLGFFDDVTVEPTQVAGTRDEVDLNIHVKERPTGNITLGAGLSSSDGIILSAGISQTNIFGTGNSASVEVSNSDSTRTYALSLTQPYVTPEGVSRTIDIYDRRVDLDELDVSNVMYETLGASLSYGVPVTELDRIYLGAKIEQTKVTLRGSRDASGEPIGDSSPRRYWDYVDNFGKDPKSAALTFGWSRDSRDNALAPNKGRYQRLSGEVTLPVLDLRYYKASYQFQQYWPVAKYVTAAFNTEIGYADSYGDKEYPFFKNFYAGGIGSVRGFDSSSLGPRDSNGDNLGGQKMFNFSAELYVPLPGADRTLRAFGFFDGGWVWGKGGSNRYEGTDTSNVSLSDLRYSVGVGVAWISPLGPLKFSIAFPLNDKKGDDVQRFQFQIGTGF; translated from the coding sequence ATGACATTGAAGACTTTTACCATTAAGGCTGCAGCGGCTGGCGTCATCGCGGCCCTCTCGCTTTCTGTTTTCGCCCAGCAGTTCAAGATCAAGGACATCCGGGTCGAGGGCATTTCCCGAACCGAACCGGGCACGGTGTTCTCTCACCTGCCTTTCCGCGTGGGCGACGACTACACGCCTGAGAAGGGCGCGCAGGCGATCCGCTCGCTCTACCAGTCCGGGCTGTTCCGCGATGTGAACCTGACCCAGGACGGCGACGTGATCGTCGTGAACCTGACCGAGCGTCCCGCGGTGGCCACGATCCAGACCAACGGCATCAAGGCCTTCGACAAGGACGAGGTGGAGAAGTCTCTGAAGGGAGCGGGGCTTGCCGAAGGGCGCATATTCAACTCGGCCACTCTTGACAAGGCGACGCAGGAGCTGCGCCGCCAGTACCTCGCCAAGGGCTTCTACGGGGTTGAGGTTTCGACCAACGTGACGCCTCTTGAGCGAAACCGCGTGCGGGTGACGATTTCAGTCGACGAGGGCTCTTCCTCCTCCATCAAGCAGATCCGCTTCACGGGCCTGCACGCCGCAGACGAAGATGATCTGCGCGACGTGATGCAGCTGGGCACCCCCAACTGGTTCTCCTGGTACACGAAGCGCGACCAGTACTCGCGCGAGAAGCTCGCCGGAGACCTTGAGGCGATCCGCTCCTGGTACCTGAACCGGGGCTATCTCGACTACAGGCTCGACTCCGTGCAGGTGACGATCGCTCCGAACAAGGAGGACGTGTACATCACGATCAACATCGATGAAGGCAAGCCCTACAAAGTCGCCTCGGTCAAGATCGAGGGCGAGGAGCTCGGTCTCGACAAAGAGCTGCAGGGACTGCTCAAGCCGGTGAAGATCGGCAGCACCTACAGCGCCGAAACCGTGAACGCCGTGGGCGAAAGCCTGAAGGAGAAGTTCTCGACCCTCGGCTACGCTTTCGCCAAGACGACGCCCAATCCCGTGACCGACCGGCAGAAGGGCACGGTGGACGTGATCTACACCATCGACCCGGGCCGCCGGGCCTATGTGAGGAACGTGATCGTCACGGGCAACACCCGCACGCGCGACGAGGTGGTGCGCCGCGAGGTGCGACAGTACGAAGCCTCCTGGTTCGACTCCGACAAAGTGAAGATTTCGAAGGACCGCATCAACAGGCTCGGCTTCTTCGATGACGTGACGGTGGAGCCCACGCAGGTCGCGGGCACCCGCGACGAGGTGGACCTGAACATCCACGTGAAGGAGCGCCCGACGGGCAACATCACGCTCGGCGCGGGCCTGTCCTCCTCCGACGGCATCATCCTGTCGGCCGGCATTTCGCAGACAAATATTTTCGGCACGGGCAATTCCGCGAGCGTCGAGGTGAGCAATTCGGACTCCACCCGCACTTACGCGCTTTCTCTTACCCAGCCGTACGTCACCCCCGAGGGCGTCTCCCGCACGATTGACATTTACGACAGGCGGGTGGACCTTGATGAGCTCGACGTCTCCAACGTCATGTACGAGACGCTCGGCGCGAGCCTGAGCTACGGCGTGCCGGTGACCGAGCTGGACCGCATCTACCTCGGCGCGAAGATTGAGCAGACCAAGGTGACGCTGCGAGGCTCCCGGGACGCCAGCGGCGAGCCGATCGGCGACTCCTCGCCGCGGCGCTACTGGGACTACGTCGATAATTTCGGCAAAGATCCGAAGTCGGCGGCGCTCACCTTCGGCTGGTCGAGGGACTCGCGCGACAACGCGCTTGCGCCTAACAAGGGCCGCTACCAGCGCCTGAGCGGCGAGGTGACGCTGCCGGTGCTCGACCTGCGCTACTACAAGGCGAGCTACCAGTTCCAGCAGTACTGGCCGGTGGCGAAGTACGTGACGGCCGCCTTCAACACGGAGATCGGCTACGCCGACTCCTACGGCGACAAGGAGTACCCGTTCTTCAAGAACTTCTACGCGGGCGGCATCGGCTCGGTGCGCGGCTTTGACAGCTCGTCTCTCGGACCGCGCGACAGCAACGGCGACAACCTGGGCGGCCAGAAGATGTTCAACTTCTCGGCCGAGCTCTACGTGCCGCTGCCGGGCGCCGACCGCACGCTGCGCGCCTTCGGCTTCTTCGACGGCGGCTGGGTCTGGGGCAAGGGCGGCTCCAACCGCTACGAGGGCACGGACACGAGCAATGTCAGCCTCTCCGACCTGCGCTACTCCGTGGGCGTGGGCGTGGCCTGGATCTCTCCGCTCGGGCCGCTCAAGTTCTCGATCGCCTTCCCGCTCAACGACAAGAAGGGCGACGACGTGCAGCGCTTCCAGTTCCAGATCGGCACCGGTTTCTAA
- a CDS encoding SDR family NAD(P)-dependent oxidoreductase encodes MAKNVVIMGATSGIGEELARRFAALGCDLAIAGRREDRLRQISEKLQAETGAKVIWEKIDVRSDEAPLGLSHLVRELGGVDLYIHASGVGSDNPDLTPEIELNTVATNADGFVRCIDAVFTIMRSQPYGAQIAAISSVASTRGLGIAPAYSATKALQKNYLEALRQRCAARGLDIYVTDIRPGFIDTPLIAGHRYPLTMPLPYAADRILKAILAKKRVAWIDWRYMLLSWAWAALPGVLWENLPIGFYPFLTPSGGKASGRAGRFSFGALKRGRAAQPDDSEASAAKPGPAQQPERGSGPAGQGTGPGSEASK; translated from the coding sequence ATGGCAAAAAACGTCGTCATCATGGGCGCCACATCTGGCATCGGAGAAGAACTCGCCCGCCGTTTCGCGGCCCTGGGCTGCGACCTTGCGATCGCCGGCAGGCGCGAGGATAGGCTGCGGCAGATCTCGGAAAAGCTCCAGGCCGAAACGGGCGCAAAAGTCATTTGGGAGAAGATCGACGTCCGCTCGGACGAGGCGCCGCTCGGGCTGTCGCATCTCGTCCGGGAGCTGGGAGGCGTTGACCTCTACATCCACGCCTCGGGCGTGGGCTCCGATAATCCCGACCTCACCCCGGAGATCGAGCTCAATACCGTGGCCACGAACGCCGACGGCTTCGTGCGCTGCATCGATGCGGTCTTCACCATCATGAGAAGCCAGCCCTACGGGGCTCAGATCGCCGCGATCTCCTCGGTCGCCTCCACCCGCGGACTGGGCATCGCGCCGGCCTACTCGGCCACCAAGGCTCTGCAGAAAAACTACCTCGAGGCCCTGCGGCAGCGCTGCGCGGCCCGCGGGCTGGACATCTACGTCACCGACATCAGGCCCGGTTTCATTGACACGCCGCTGATTGCCGGACACCGCTATCCTCTCACGATGCCGCTGCCTTACGCGGCCGACCGGATCCTCAAGGCGATCCTGGCCAAAAAGCGCGTCGCCTGGATCGACTGGCGCTACATGCTCCTCTCCTGGGCCTGGGCGGCGCTGCCGGGAGTGCTCTGGGAAAACCTCCCGATCGGCTTTTATCCGTTCCTCACGCCTTCCGGCGGCAAGGCTTCCGGACGCGCCGGGCGCTTCTCCTTCGGCGCTCTGAAGCGGGGCCGGGCCGCGCAGCCGGACGACTCCGAGGCTTCCGCCGCAAAGCCCGGGCCCGCGCAGCAGCCGGAGCGCGGCAGCGGCCCGGCCGGCCAGGGGACAGGCCCCGGCTCCGAAGCCTCTAAATAA
- a CDS encoding OmpH family outer membrane protein, with product MTRKLVSTAVLAAAACAAIALAGSAPAFAAETAQKIGVVSLDRVLHESAPAKAAADKLQKEFARRKAEIDKMSADFKAKAQDFQKNGPTLTQSQRINEQRDLAEAERALNRAQREFREERGQRENEEIQIVIARANQVIQDLARRENYDLIFQDAVYASPRADITDKVLKAMK from the coding sequence ATGACAAGAAAGTTAGTTTCTACGGCTGTTCTCGCGGCTGCCGCCTGCGCGGCCATCGCTTTGGCGGGTTCGGCGCCGGCCTTCGCCGCAGAGACGGCGCAGAAGATCGGCGTTGTGAGCCTCGACCGCGTCCTGCACGAATCGGCCCCGGCCAAGGCCGCCGCGGACAAGCTCCAGAAGGAGTTCGCCCGCCGCAAGGCCGAGATCGACAAGATGTCGGCGGACTTTAAGGCCAAGGCCCAGGATTTCCAGAAAAACGGTCCGACGCTCACCCAGAGCCAGCGCATCAACGAGCAGCGCGACCTCGCCGAGGCTGAGCGCGCGCTCAACCGCGCTCAGCGCGAGTTCCGCGAGGAGCGCGGCCAGCGCGAAAACGAGGAGATCCAGATCGTGATCGCCCGCGCCAACCAGGTGATTCAGGACCTCGCTCGCCGCGAAAACTACGACCTGATCTTCCAGGACGCCGTTTATGCGAGCCCGCGGGCCGATATCACCGACAAGGTTCTCAAAGCCATGAAGTGA